Sequence from the Kineosporia succinea genome:
GATCACCGCCGACGGTGACGAGATCACGATCGCCCTGCGGTTCACCGGCACGCTGCCCGACGGCACCCCGGTCGCGGTCGACGGCACCGACACCCTGCTCGTGCGCGACGAGAAGGTGGTGCGGCTGACCGGCCGCTTCGACTCCGAGCAGATGCGGCCCCTGCTCCAGGCCCTCGGGGTGGCTTAGGAGACGTCGAACCGGCGTTGTTCCCCGGCCACTTTCAGCGTGAGGGTGGCCGGGTCCTCGGCGCGCGGCACCAGAAAGCGCAGCTTGACGGTCTTCGACTGACCCGCTGCCACGGTCGCGACGTCTTCGGTCGTGCTTGCGTACGAGTGCGCCATGTCGGTGCGCAGCGACTGCCCCGCGCCCTCCACCGGCACCGGCAGGCCCGACTCGTTGCGCACCGCCACCGAGATCGTGACCAGGCGTTGCGACCCGTCGGCCGGCTCCTTCGGGGTGGTCACCCGGGGCGCGGCCGGCACCGAGGCCACGAGCGTCACCTTCTGCGCCGCCGGCCCGTTGCGCAGCTCACCCTCGATCGTCTCCTCCGCGCCCAGTTTCGTGGCCGGTGCCAGGAACGAGGGTAGCTCGCCGTAGTGCAGCATGATCGCCGCCGCGAAGATCAGCCCGGCCACCAGCAGCGCCGAGAGCATCCCGCCCCAGCTGCCGCGGGAGTCCTCGGGGCGGCCGGCCGGACGTGGCGCGCTGCCCCGGGTGCGGTTCCGCCCGCTGGTCGTCGCCATGATCGCCGTCGTCGCCTTTCCACCGGTTGCCCCCGTTGAACCCGGTCTGCATCGTCCGTGCTCCCGGTCGGCAAAGGCAAGTCCGGAGGCCGTGCTCGTTCGTCACGCCGGGGGATGTCCGAGGTGCCGCGTCGTCCGCTGTTTGCCCTGAATGGTGACAATGGGCCGATGGATGTGCGAACGGCCGTCGCCGCCGACCTGCCCGCCCTGTCCTCGGCACTCGCGGACGCCTTCGCGGACGACCCCCTGTGGACCTGGATGATCCCCGAGCGCCGGCGCCACACCCGGCTCCGCCGGGTGTTCGGAGCGCTGCTCGAGCACAGCATTCCCCGGGGGAACGTGACCACGACCCTCGACCGGCAGGCCGTGGCCGTCTGGTCGGCGCCGGGGGAGTGGAAGCTGCCTCTGCCGGCGGTGCTGCGGTCGGCCCCGCACATGGTGCGCGGTGCCGGTCTGCGCCTGCCCCGGCTGCTGGGACGGCTCGGCGAGGTCGAGCGGGCCCACGAGCAACTACCGCCCGGCCACTGGTACCTGGAGATGATCGGCACCAGCGACCGGGCCCGCGGGCAGGGGCACGGAACGGCCCTGATGGCCGAGGCCTTCGCCCGCTGGGGAGGCCTGCCGGTCTACCTGGAGTCGTCGAACGAGCGCAACCTGTCGTTCTACCGCCGCCACGGCTTCGAGGTGACGGGTGATCTGGCCGTGCGTTCGGGCCCGCCGCAGTGGACGCTCTGGCGGGACTAGCTCCTCACGCGGATCGCAGGGTCACCGGCCCAGGGCCTCGTCCAGGAACGCGCGGATCACGTCGAACGACGGGGCCGGGCGGTCGGAACGGGTCACCGATCCGTCGGCGCTCGTGTGCACCGTGACCGAGAGGTCGCCCGGGGAGCCGAGATACGCGTCCGTGTGCTGGGCCTCGTGCACCAGGGTGAAGGTGGCGCGTGCCTTGGCGTCGGTGTAGGCCGCGAACAGGATCTGTGACTGATGGTGAGGCACCAGAGGGTCTTTCGTGCCGTGCGCGATCCAGATCGGCGGCGCCTGCGCGGTGACGTAGGCGGCCGGGTTCGCGCGACCGGTGGCCTCGGGGTCGGACCGGATCGCGAAACCCATCAGCTTCGACTCCGGCGACGAGGCCGGATCGTGCTTCTGGCCACCGGGGATGCGGTGCGCGTCCATCTGCAGGAAGTCGGTGGGGCCGAACAGGTCGACCACCGCCTGCACCGCGCTCGAGACCTCCGGATTGCCGAGATCGCCCTCCAGGTCGGTGTTCCCGGCCGTGACCCCGGCCATCACCGCTCCCCAGCCCCCGCTGCTCGTGCCCATCGTGGCGAAACGCCCGGTGTCCAGACCGTATTCACCCGCCTGGGCCCGCAGGAAACGGATCGCGGCCTTGATGTCGTGCACCTGGGCCGGGAAGACCGCCTGGCTGCTGCTGCGTACGTTCACCCCGACCACCGCATAACCGTGCGGCGCCCAGGCCCCGGCCAGGCCCTCGGCGGTGGTCGCCCCGCTCAGCTCGGTGGTGAGGTTCTTGGTGTCGTCGCTGCCGAACGCCGACCCGGCCTGGAAAATGACCACCGGGAAAGGGCCTTCGCCCGACGGCACGTAGAGGTCGAGCAGGTGCGCCCGTCCGACCGGGTCGGCGTAGGCGAGATCGGCGTGACGGGTGTAGCCCGGCCCGTCGGTGACGGTCGGGGTGGGCGTGCTGGAGGACGACGGGCGCGAGCCGCGGGAACAGGCCGCCAGGGCGACGGTCACCAGGGCGCCGAGACCGGCCCGGCGGGTGAGACCGGGTGATGAGGCCAGGCGGGCACGGGAGACGGTCGGGAACATGGGGACAGGCTACGTTCGGGATCCGTCCGAGGGGAGTTCCCGTTCTCAGGGACGTCTCAGCCCTTCCGTCGCGTGACTGCTGGAGTCCGTGTCCTGGCTCGAGATCGCCTCACTGCTCAAGCCGGTCCGCCCGTTCGCCGACAACCCGGCGGGGACCCACGAACAGGGGCTGGGGGAGTATTGGGGACGCGTCTGGGGGACGGTGCTTCGTGGACCGGGCGGTCCGACAGCACCCGGGCGCGTTCGCGCTGGATGTTCGGCCTGCTCACCCTGGCCTCGACCGCCTTCACCACGCCGCACATGCTGGCGGCCTCCGGCGACGACCGGGGCCTCCTGCTCGCGGCCCTGACGGTGCTGTTCGTCTCCTGGACGCTCAGCTACCGGCTCTCCCGGGTGACGGTGCTCAACGACGTGGCCGAGGCCGCCGCCCTGACCGGGGTGATGGCCTGCCTGGACGAGCCCGCGGTCGCCTTCGGTTTCGTCTTCCCGATGATCTGGTTCCGCGCCCTCTACGACTCCGGCCCCCGGGTGGTCTGGCGCGTCCTGCTGTTCGAGATCTCGCTGGTGATGGAACTCCCGGCCGCGCACTACCTGGGCCAGCCCGACGACCCGCACGCCTGGGCCTTCCTGCTCGGCGGGATGACCGGTTACGTCGCCAGCGGTCTGGCCGGCTTCCGGGCCGGCCAGGAGAGCGCGGCCCGCGACGCGGCCGCCTGGCGGGAGCGGATGATCTCGGAGAAGGGGACGCAGTTGCTGGGCCTCACCGATCCGGTCGCCATCCGGCAGATCACCTGGGACGCCCTGAGCGGGATCGTCGGCACCGCACCGGAACTGAGGGTGCTCAAGGTCGACCTCCTCGATGGTGAGCTGGTGGTCGACCGGTCGGCGGGCTCCTTCCCCGCCCTTCCGGAACGGCTGGACGCCTCGATCGTGCGCGAGGACGAGGTGGCGAGCCGGGCGCTGGACGCGGCGGCCGGCCGGGTCTGCGTCTGGGACCTGCTGTCGTTCCCGGGGTACGGCAGCCCGGCCTACGTCCTGATCGGCCACCCGCACCGGCTGGATTCCGACCTGCTGTCGGCGGTGCGCAGCGTCTGCAACCAGGCCGCGCTCGCCTTCCAGAACAGCCGCGTGCACAGCCAGCTCAGCGTCCAGGCCCTCACCGACGGGCTCACCGGCCTGGCCAACCGGCAGGGCTTCACCGAGGCCGTGGCCCACCTGACCAGTACTCGCGACGAGCGTCCGCTGGCCGTGCTGTTCATCGACCTCGACGACTTCAAGGAGGTCAACGACACTCTCGGGCACCAGGCCGGCGACGAGCTGCTGCACCAGGTGGCCCGGTTGCTGCGCAGTGTGACCCGGGCCGACCTGGACGTGGTGGCCCGGCTCGGCGGTGACGAGTTCGCGATTCTGCTGCACAACACCTCTCAGCAGGTCGCCGAGCAGGTCGCCGAGCGGATCGTGGTGGGGGTCTCGGTGCTGGAGGTGGCCAGCGGGCTGAGCGTGGGCGCGAGCATCGGGGTGGCGATGGCCTCGCCCCGGGTCGGGATCGACGACCTGCTGGTGCACGCCGACGTCGCCATGTACGCGGCGAAGGCCCACGGCAAGGGCCGGATCCAGGCCTACCACCCGGGGCTACTGCCTACCTAGGGCCTCGTCCGTGGTGGCCAGGATCCGCTCGGCCAGGGCGGTGGCGCTCTCGAGCGACGCCCCGTCACCGTCGAGAACGAGGTGGTAGGTACGGTCTTCGGTGTACCAGTACAGCGAGTTCCGCACAGGCGTCCAGGAGGCGAACTCGCCCAGCCCGTACACGGATTCGGCCGCACCGGCCTCGATCCGCTCCTTCTCGTACTCCACCGGCGGGGCCGGCCGGTCGCCGCTCGGGCTGCGGAGCGATCCCGACGACAGCGAGACGACGGTGTCGCCGACCGTCCAGGCGCAGCTGTCGTCGTCGATCCCGTCGTCGCGGTGGTCGACGTCGCCGTCGAGTACGTGGTTCAGGTCGCCGGAGGGCAGCATCCGGCAGACGGGGTTGTCCCGCCCCGGGTCGCGCACGGCCTGCTGGATCCCCAGGCCGATCAGGGCCACCACGAAGACGCCGAGTCCGATGGACAGCGGCACCTGCCAGTTCTCGTTGTCCTCGCCCAGGGTGAACTTCGGGCGCGGACGTCTGATCGGTGGCTGGGGTGAGGGCTGAGGGACGCGTGGGGTGCCGTAGGCGGGCAGGTTCGCCGGTGCGTCACCCGGGGTTCCCCAGGACGGTGCCGTGCGTTCGTCCTGAATGCCGCCCGGCCCGGGGGGTTTCGATGGTTCCGGGGTTCCGTACGACGGGTTCGGCACGGTTTCATCCTGGTCGCCGCGTCCCGCACTTTCAAGATCTCAGGCCAGATGTGACGCGTTCACGCCCAGGGCGCGCGCGGTCGCCGCGTCCGCCGGGTAGAACGCCTCGATCGCCAGCTCCGACACCGTGATCTCGGCCGGGGTGCCGAACACGGTGGTGGTGCTGAGCAGCGACAGTTCGGTGTCGCCCAGGCGGTAGCGCAGAGGGACGAGCACGTCGGTGGACGCGGTGGCGTCACCACCGGGGTACTCCCGCAGCTCGTCGAGCAGTGCGGCCAGCACCGGGTCGCCGCTCGCGGTCAGCTGACCCTCCAGCCGGTGCAGCAGATGTCCGCGCCACTGGCCGAGATTCGCGATCGAGGGGGCCATGCCGTCCGGGTGCAGACTGAGCCGCAGCACGTTCACCGGCGGTTCGAGCAGGGCCGGGGCGCAGCCGCGGGTGAGCTCGTCGACGGCCGGGGTGGCCGCGATCATCTCCCAGTGCCGGTTCACCGCGATCGCCGGAAGCGGTTCGTGCGCGGCCAGAATCGCGTCGACGGCGGCGCTCACCGCGGCCAGCGGCGGGTCGCTCAGGCGGTGCTCGGCGTAGGCCGGGGCGAACCCGGCGGCCAGCAGGATGTCGTTGCGGCGCCGCAGCGGCACGTTCAGGTGCTCGCACAGGTGCAGGATCAGCGTGCTCGACGGCCGGGAGCGGCCGTTCTCCACGTAACTCAGGTGCCGGGTGGACACCTCGCTGAGACCGGACAGCTCCAGCTGGGTCAGGTGCCGCCGTTCGCGCCACCAGCGGATCATGCCCCCGGCGTCCCGGGCCGTCGGACTGAGCGACGTCGTCGTCATGTCCCGACGCTAACCGCCCGCCGTCGCGCCGTACATGACCTCCCGGGTCGTCCCGTCCTGACCCGGGAGGTCACCGGCCGGCGGCCGGGACGCATCCGGGAGTCCAGGCGTCCGTCGTCGGTGACCGGAGGATGGGCCCGCGCGCGGCCGGTTTCGACGTGCTGCCCGGCGGATCGGAGGGGAAGGTGGACCGCGCGCGGGGTTTCTGGACCAGGGACCCGCAGCGCCCGCTGCCCCGCAGTGACGTGACGACTACATGACGGTGGGTGGGGGAGTGCGCCGAGTGTGCTCTCCTGCCCGCTTTCCACCAGGATGGGCGTGTGAAGTTGGCTCCCCTCGGATTCCAGATCCGCAAGCTGGCCAAGACCCGGCTCGGACTCCAGCGTCTGCGCCCCGGTCAGGCCGAGGCCGTGAAGGCCCTGGTGAAGGGTCGCGACGTGCTGGTCGTGATGCCCACCGGCGCCGGCAAGTCGGCCGTCTACCAGCTCGCCGGGCTGATGCTCGACGGCCCCACCGTGGTGGTGTCGCCGCTCATCGCGCTGCAGCGAGATCAGCTGGCCGGCCTCGCCCGGCACGGTGAGGAGGCGGGCCTGGGCGGTGTGGCCGTGAACTCGGCGCAGAGCCGGGGCCGCACCGACGAGGCCTGGGAGACGCTCACGGCCGGTGACGCCGAGTTCGTCTTCCTCGCTCCCGAGCAGCTGGCCAACGCCGCGGTGCTGGAGAAGCTCGCCGAGCTGAAGGTGTCGCTGCTCGCGGTCGACGAGGCGCACTGCGTGTCGGCCTGGGGTCACGACTTCCGGCCGCACTACCTGCGCATCGGTGACGTGGTCGAGGCGCTCGGGCGCCCGCGCGTGGTGGCGCTGACGGCGACGGCCGCCCCGCCGGTGCGGGCCGAGATCGTCGAGCGGCTGCGCATGAACGACCCGGTGCGCATCGTCACCGGTTTCGACCGGCCCAACCTGAGTCTCGAGGTGCGGCGCTTCGTCGAGGCCCGGCACAAGGAGAAGGCGGTCGTCGAGCGGGTGGCCTCGCTCGAGGGCAGCGGGCTGGTCTACACCGCGACCCGCCGCTCCACCGAGGAGTACGCCGAGCAGCTGCGCCAGGCCGGGCGCACGGCGCAGGCCTACCACGCGGGTATGAAGGCGGCCGAGCGCGAGGAGGTGCACCAGGCGTTCCTCGACGGTGACCTCGAGGTGGTCGTGGCCACCTCCGCGTTCGGCATGGGCATCAACAAGCCCGACGTGCGCTTCGTGGTGCACGCCGACGTGACCGACTCGATCGACTCGTACTACCAGGAGATCGGCCGGGCCGGTCGCGACGGCGCCCCCGCCACGATCTGCCTGTACTACCGCCCCGAAGACCTCTCGCTGCGCAACTTCTTCGCCTCCGGCGGGCCCGACGAGGACACGCTGACCCAGGTGGCGGACTCGGTGCTGACCCACACCCGCGCCGACGGCTCGGTGGGGGTGTCGCAGCTGAAGGAGGAGCTCGACCTGTCCTCCACCAAGCTGACCAACGCGGTGAACCTGCTCGAGCAGGCCGGTGCGCTGAAGGTGGGCGAGGACTCGCAGCTGGCCTACACCGACGTGGCGGTCCCGGCCGCGGCCGCCGTGGTGGCGGCCGCCGAGGTCGACGCCGAGCACACCCGGATGGACCGCTCCCGCGTCGAGATGATGCGGGGCTACGCCGAGACCACCGGCTGCCGCCGCGAGTTCCTGCTCGGCTACTTCGGCGAGGAGTTCGAGAACCCCGAGGGGGGCTGCGACGCGTGCGACAACTGCCGCTCGGGCCTGGCCGACGATGACGACGACGAGCCGGTGGTGGCCGGGGCCCCGCGCTTCGACACGAACGACCGGGTGCGTCACCGCGAGTGGGGGCCGGGCGTGGTGATGCGTGACGAGAACGACCGGATCACCGTGCTGTTCGAGCAGGTCGGGTACCGCACGCTGGCGCTGGCCGTGCTGGCGGCCGACGAGGAACTGCTGGTGCACGAAGAGGTGTGAGCCGCCGACGACCTGGGGCCGGCGGGTCGTGCACGGTCTTACGCGAAGAGCGGGAACCGGCTCGCGTCGTCGCCCAGCCGACGGGTCTCCTCGTCGGTCAGGGGGCGGCGGCCGGTGCCGGTCAGGGCATAGGTGGTGTCGTCCCAGCCGAGCGGCTGGGGGCGGCCGAGCAGCCCGTCGAGCGTCTCGCGCACGACGCGCAGGGCGCCGGCGGGCGGGCCCGGCCGGTCCAGGCCGGTGAGCAGGTCGAGGTGATGCACGGCGGCCTCGACGACCAGCGTGGAGATCAGGTCGTCGGTGGTCAGGGTGTGGCCCTGGGTGCCGAGCAGCCCGGCCGGGTCGCCGCGGTTCGCGAGGACGATGACGGACGCGGTGGTCTCGGCGAACGTCTCGGTGAGGGCTTCCCAGGGGTGGGCCACCGCCAGTGAGCGGATCACCCGGATCTGGCGGTTGCGGCGGGCCGGGTCCGGAGCCGACGGCGCGAAGCCGGCCCAGTAGGTCACCGCGTCGCGGTCGGCCGGGCCGGGCGCCGGGGTGCCGAAGGCGACCAGGGCGCGCTGGGCGTCGCCGAGCAGGTGCACGAGCAGGTCGCGCACGCTCCAGCC
This genomic interval carries:
- a CDS encoding GNAT family N-acetyltransferase, whose amino-acid sequence is MDVRTAVAADLPALSSALADAFADDPLWTWMIPERRRHTRLRRVFGALLEHSIPRGNVTTTLDRQAVAVWSAPGEWKLPLPAVLRSAPHMVRGAGLRLPRLLGRLGEVERAHEQLPPGHWYLEMIGTSDRARGQGHGTALMAEAFARWGGLPVYLESSNERNLSFYRRHGFEVTGDLAVRSGPPQWTLWRD
- a CDS encoding GGDEF domain-containing protein: MGTRLGDGASWTGRSDSTRARSRWMFGLLTLASTAFTTPHMLAASGDDRGLLLAALTVLFVSWTLSYRLSRVTVLNDVAEAAALTGVMACLDEPAVAFGFVFPMIWFRALYDSGPRVVWRVLLFEISLVMELPAAHYLGQPDDPHAWAFLLGGMTGYVASGLAGFRAGQESAARDAAAWRERMISEKGTQLLGLTDPVAIRQITWDALSGIVGTAPELRVLKVDLLDGELVVDRSAGSFPALPERLDASIVREDEVASRALDAAAGRVCVWDLLSFPGYGSPAYVLIGHPHRLDSDLLSAVRSVCNQAALAFQNSRVHSQLSVQALTDGLTGLANRQGFTEAVAHLTSTRDERPLAVLFIDLDDFKEVNDTLGHQAGDELLHQVARLLRSVTRADLDVVARLGGDEFAILLHNTSQQVAEQVAERIVVGVSVLEVASGLSVGASIGVAMASPRVGIDDLLVHADVAMYAAKAHGKGRIQAYHPGLLPT
- a CDS encoding RecQ family ATP-dependent DNA helicase, with protein sequence MKLAPLGFQIRKLAKTRLGLQRLRPGQAEAVKALVKGRDVLVVMPTGAGKSAVYQLAGLMLDGPTVVVSPLIALQRDQLAGLARHGEEAGLGGVAVNSAQSRGRTDEAWETLTAGDAEFVFLAPEQLANAAVLEKLAELKVSLLAVDEAHCVSAWGHDFRPHYLRIGDVVEALGRPRVVALTATAAPPVRAEIVERLRMNDPVRIVTGFDRPNLSLEVRRFVEARHKEKAVVERVASLEGSGLVYTATRRSTEEYAEQLRQAGRTAQAYHAGMKAAEREEVHQAFLDGDLEVVVATSAFGMGINKPDVRFVVHADVTDSIDSYYQEIGRAGRDGAPATICLYYRPEDLSLRNFFASGGPDEDTLTQVADSVLTHTRADGSVGVSQLKEELDLSSTKLTNAVNLLEQAGALKVGEDSQLAYTDVAVPAAAAVVAAAEVDAEHTRMDRSRVEMMRGYAETTGCRREFLLGYFGEEFENPEGGCDACDNCRSGLADDDDDEPVVAGAPRFDTNDRVRHREWGPGVVMRDENDRITVLFEQVGYRTLALAVLAADEELLVHEEV
- a CDS encoding alpha/beta hydrolase, whose amino-acid sequence is MFPTVSRARLASSPGLTRRAGLGALVTVALAACSRGSRPSSSSTPTPTVTDGPGYTRHADLAYADPVGRAHLLDLYVPSGEGPFPVVIFQAGSAFGSDDTKNLTTELSGATTAEGLAGAWAPHGYAVVGVNVRSSSQAVFPAQVHDIKAAIRFLRAQAGEYGLDTGRFATMGTSSGGWGAVMAGVTAGNTDLEGDLGNPEVSSAVQAVVDLFGPTDFLQMDAHRIPGGQKHDPASSPESKLMGFAIRSDPEATGRANPAAYVTAQAPPIWIAHGTKDPLVPHHQSQILFAAYTDAKARATFTLVHEAQHTDAYLGSPGDLSVTVHTSADGSVTRSDRPAPSFDVIRAFLDEALGR
- a CDS encoding helix-turn-helix domain-containing protein; amino-acid sequence: MTTTSLSPTARDAGGMIRWWRERRHLTQLELSGLSEVSTRHLSYVENGRSRPSSTLILHLCEHLNVPLRRRNDILLAAGFAPAYAEHRLSDPPLAAVSAAVDAILAAHEPLPAIAVNRHWEMIAATPAVDELTRGCAPALLEPPVNVLRLSLHPDGMAPSIANLGQWRGHLLHRLEGQLTASGDPVLAALLDELREYPGGDATASTDVLVPLRYRLGDTELSLLSTTTVFGTPAEITVSELAIEAFYPADAATARALGVNASHLA
- a CDS encoding maleylpyruvate isomerase N-terminal domain-containing protein → MTDERPVVTDLTDVYRSLAALVGGLTEDDGWRPTALPGWSVRDLLVHLLGDAQRALVAFGTPAPGPADRDAVTYWAGFAPSAPDPARRNRQIRVIRSLAVAHPWEALTETFAETTASVIVLANRGDPAGLLGTQGHTLTTDDLISTLVVEAAVHHLDLLTGLDRPGPPAGALRVVRETLDGLLGRPQPLGWDDTTYALTGTGRRPLTDEETRRLGDDASRFPLFA